The sequence tggaccagggatcaaacccatgtccctagcactggtaggtggattcttaactacgaaacctccagagaagtccctctttcATAACTTTTAATCTATATATGGTGAAAAATTAATCTACAGTGATAAGTTAGgtcaaaataaatttaatcagggAAGTTCTTCACacatatttttatagtattttaatttaattattttgtttaatttatgaattttaaatttcactgtAATGATTTTTTGAAAGGAGTAATTACTTTAGGAACagataaatatttctctttaaacTTCTTTGGATTTTAgtcaatgatttttttcccttttcaattcaattttttatcctgaagtattttattttaaaattcattattattattattattactttactttttggctgcaccaagcagcatgtgggatcgtatttcctggaccaggaatggaaTGACAtggaaaggcagagtcttaactgccagactaccagggaatcccaatgctgaattattattatttttttttccaatgctgaattattttaaagcaatctATCCATTCCTAAGGGttccccaagtggctcagtggcaaagaacccacctggcaatgcagaagacgtaagagacttgggtttgatccctgggtgggaaagatcctctagagtgggtcatggcaacccactccagtattcttgcctggaaaatcccatggacagagaagcctgacggactatagtccatggggttgcaaagagtcaaataagactaaagcaacttagcacacatgcatgcaactGTTCTTAAATCTCTTGCATTCTCAAATGATCTAATTCTCACTTCCTATTCATATTTCTCCAATTGTATAAAAAAAGACTTATACAGGTGGTCTGTCCAAAGCAGGATCCAATCACAGACCAGACTGCAAATCTTTGAATCTGGTTGTTATGTCCCTTTAagcctttttaaatttatgagagtacttttaaaaaataactttaggacttcccgggtggtctagtggttaagaatccacttgtccatgcgggagacacaggttcaaatcctgatctgggaagatcccacatgtcttgggacaactaagcccatgccccacaactactgaagctcacacgccctagagcctgtgctctgcaacaagagaagccgctgcagtgagaagcccacacaccacaactagagcgaAGCCCGATATTCAccacatctagagaaagccccagagcagcaacaaagacctagtgcagccaagaaaaaaaaaaaacacaaaaccaccAAATCTTTACTTTTTAGGGCAGGTTTATATTCATGACAAAATTGGGCAGAAAGTACAGAAGTTTGTACCATAGGCCCTGTACTGCCTCCCCCACTATCAACATCTCACGGTAGAGTAGGTTTCTTTATTTTGGTAAACAGTatatcacataaaatttaccattttaactattttaaaaatctactttcctttttttttttttttttttagcgggTTGGCAGAGCCAACTGAAGCTTTATTCTGAAAAAAGATACTCGAATTGGATTTATTCTGAAAAAGACGCTTACGTTGGCTTTTAGTTGGGGTCATGGGCAAAAGGGGCAACCCCAGGCAGTCGACTCCCCCCAGGTGTGGGCGGAGGACAGGGGCGAAACCTCAGGTCTCCCATGCACATGCTCCCCCGCACAACTCTATCTGCAGGAGCCAGTGAGCGGGGGAAGGCTGGGAGGGACCGCAGGAGCCTTTCACTTGGACAGGACATCAGAGGACTCAGACACCAGCTTCCCATCGCGGGTCTCAATCTTCTTCACAACCACAGCCTTGGAACTGGTGCGGCTGAAGGAGCTGGGGCCACCGCCAGACCCCAGGCTCAGGCTGTAGTTGAAGCCAGGGGTCCCGTAGGACGAAGTCAGTCCACCTGCGTAGCCACTGGTGGTCCTGGTGTGGATACTCATGTTCTGCATCCCAGACTCCAGCCGGCTCTCCTCGCCCTCCAGCAGCTTCCGGTATGTGGCAATTTCCATGTCCAGGGCCAGCTTGACATTCATGAGCTCCTGGTACTCGCGCAGCTGCCGTGCCATGTCCTGCTTGGCGTTCCTCAGAGCGGCCTCCAGCTCAGCCGGCTTGGCCTGAGCATCCTTAACAGCCATCTCACCACGCTGCTCAGCGTCAGCGATggcagcctccagggaagccctctggccTTTGAGGCCCTCGATCTCTGCCTGGAGACGGCTGATGTTCCGGTTCATCTCAGAAATCTCTGTCTTCGTGCGACGGAGGTCATCCCCATGCTTCCCAGCCAGTGTCTGCAGCTCCTCATACTTGATTTGGTACATGGTCTCGGCCTCAGCCCGGCTGCGGTTGGCAATCTCCTCATACTGGGCCTTGACCTCAGCGATGATGCCGTCTAGGTCCAGGTTGCGGTTGTTGTCCATGGACAGGACCACGGACGTGTCAGAAATCTGAGACTGCATCTCACGGATCTCCTCTTCATACAGTTGCCTGTAGAAGTTGATCTCATCAGTCAGCCCCTCCAGGCGGGACTCCAGCTCGACCTTGTTCATGTAAGCTTCATCCACATCCTTCTTGATGATGACAAATTCATTCTCCATGTCTGTGCGCTTTTGGATTTCTTCCTCATACTTGGTCTTGAAGTCCTCCACCAGCCCCTGCATGTTGCCAAGCTCCACTTCCAGCTTCAGCTTCTCCTGGGCCAGAGTTTCCAGCTGCCGACGGAGGTTGTTGATGTAGCTCTCAAACATGTTGTCTATGTTGCTCCGGGCAGTTTTCTGCTGCTGCAGGAGGTTCCATTTGGTCTCCAGAACCTTGTTCTGCTGCTCCAGGTGCCGCACCTTGTCGATGAAGGAGGCAAATTTGTTGTTGAGGGTCTTGATCTGCTCCTTTTCCTGGGTGCGGACGGCCTGGATGTTGGGGTCCACCTCCAGCTTGAGGGGGCTCAGCAGACTCTGGTTCACGGTGACAGCTGTGATGCCCCCCAAACCTGGGGCCCCACCGTAGCTCCCAGCCACACCCATGCCGGTGCCCAGGCCGCCCCGAAAGCTGCTGCCGCTGCCCACTCGGGAAAAGGCCGAGGAGCTGATGCGGGAACCGGGCCCACTGGTGTAGGAGCGGCTGCTGAAGGACCTTGGGGCGGAGGTAGACACCTTGTAGGACTTCTGGGTCACCCTGATGGACATGATGGAGGCTGAAGAGGAGGCGAGGAGGCCGAAGCTGAGTAAGAGTCGAGGAGTTGAGAAGCTGCTTCTCCTctactttccttttatttatgtattttctcttcttttttccttttaaaaaataatactggcTTGCTAAAGAAACTAGACCAGTTTTCCTGCCGAATGTTTCACTATGAATCATTCTGATTGCTTCCTCAAGCTGTCATTCAATGTGTTCTTATATTTCTTGTAAGTGAAAGTTAGATTTAAAGGCTTCATTAGTTCAACTTAAACACTTTCAACCAAAATACATCACAGATGATATTGTATATTGCCCCTCACCTTCCAAGGAGATACATAGCACTGGTTTGTCCCACCATTAATGAGAGTAAGACCTATTTTGATCGCTGGACTGAGGAAGTGACAgcttgaaatttatatttttcttcacctTACCATCAGAGTGGGGTTGCTTCGGAGATACAAAGGCACAGCTCCCTATCAACCACTCATTAATGATTAGCATCAATTAATAAACTTTGCCTGAATTAATAATACAATTGTGTACTGGGAAATGATAATTTTTCAactactttttaatacatttattagCAAGTTATCTTTGATATAGAAGAATATTTTCTCATTACTTGGACAATTTAGTTTCAATGAAATATGGTTTCTACTGAAAAGGTAGGATACATGTTTAATTCTTTCTGTTCAATTTGGAGCTGCTTCATTTGGTAAAAgtactttttttcttactttacctttcagatttcattttggatttttaGAGATTCATTGTGTTTCATTCAACAACAGTCACtactttttcagttttcaaatctACCCAGCTTTGGATGATAGGAGCTCCTTCAAGATGAACTCCTGCGAACTTTTGATGTAACTCCATTGATGTTTGGAAAGGTTCCTTGATTTTTCCATGTAACATCTCCTAAGTTTACCTTGTAATTTCCCTGCCACAGAAACGTAATCCACTAGTTTTCTCTGTGTTAATATGTTCTTTAAACATCCTTCTAGTGGCTACTTTGAAATCATTGTTGGTTAAATTGGACATCTGGTCACTTTCATAGGCAGTTTCTGTTCcccatgtttttccttttttggctctctctgtctctgactaCACTCAGCTATTAAGCTTCTCTAATTGTCTGATTACTCTATTTTCCACAATGTTAGGACATCAATTGCTTCACAGAGTAATCCAACCAAATTTGGGCTCCTTTGAAAGGATTCTTCCTGAGGTCAGTGTCTGAGATTTGTTCTAAGCCCAGGAAGGATCTCGGCAgtcatctctttttctgtttttctttggcaTTGTAGCTGGTTTATATCTGAGCCTATTGTCAAATAACTTCTCTATTAATATCTTCTCCTAGTTGTCTTTTGCCACGACTTCCACTGGTTTTGAGAGCACTCTTAGGATTGAATTTCTCGATGATTGGGTTGCAAATGTAGTCAATTCCTTTGAGAAGGG comes from Cervus canadensis isolate Bull #8, Minnesota chromosome 30, ASM1932006v1, whole genome shotgun sequence and encodes:
- the LOC122432043 gene encoding keratin, type II cytoskeletal 8-like → MSIRVTQKSYKVSTSAPRSFSSRSYTSGPGSRISSSAFSRVGSGSSFRGGLGTGMGVAGSYGGAPGLGGITAVTVNQSLLSPLKLEVDPNIQAVRTQEKEQIKTLNNKFASFIDKVRHLEQQNKVLETKWNLLQQQKTARSNIDNMFESYINNLRRQLETLAQEKLKLEVELGNMQGLVEDFKTKYEEEIQKRTDMENEFVIIKKDVDEAYMNKVELESRLEGLTDEINFYRQLYEEEIREMQSQISDTSVVLSMDNNRNLDLDGIIAEVKAQYEEIANRSRAEAETMYQIKYEELQTLAGKHGDDLRRTKTEISEMNRNISRLQAEIEGLKGQRASLEAAIADAEQRGEMAVKDAQAKPAELEAALRNAKQDMARQLREYQELMNVKLALDMEIATYRKLLEGEESRLESGMQNMSIHTRTTSGYAGGLTSSYGTPGFNYSLSLGSGGGPSSFSRTSSKAVVVKKIETRDGKLVSESSDVLSK